DNA sequence from the Chitinophaga flava genome:
GATGACTTGAAGCCTTAAAATATTTAACCGATGACTAAGACCTTGCTTTTTGTATCATCATTTCCGCCACGGGAATGCGGTATTGCTACTTTTGCACAGGACCTGGTAAACGCGCTGGACAAAAGCTTCGCAGGGAAACTGAATATCGAAGTATGTGCGCTGGAAGCCTCGGGAAAACCATGGTTAAACAAGCAGGCCCCTGTTACGTATAGTGTAAACCCTTTTGATATCGACAGCTGTATCGCATTTGCCCAGCAGATCAACGAAAACAGCAAAATAGACCTTCTCTGTTTTGAACACGAATTTGGCCTCTACGGCGGAGAATACGGCCATAATCTGCTGGCCATGCTATCCTTGCTGGATAAACCATTTATTGTCCGTTTTCATACAGTATTGCCCGCCCCTGATCAGAAATGCCGCAAGGTAGTCAACCTGATCAGTGCCCTGGCTGCTAAAGTGACCGTGATGACACATGCCTCAGTCAATCTGCTGCGGGAAGTATACCAGGTGCCGGACAGCAAAATCGTTTACATCCCCCACGGTACGCATGCCCGTATTACCGAGGATGTAGATGCACTCAAAAAACAATATCATCTTGAGAATAAACTGGTGCTGAGCACCTTTGGACTCCTGAGCGCCAATAAAGGCCTGGAAACAGGTATCCGCGCCATGAAGGAGATTATTAAGGATTTTCCTGATGCCATCTACCTGATTTTGGGTAAAACCCACCCTGTAATAGTAGCCAGGGAAGGAGAAAAGTACCGTGAACACCTGGAAGCACTGGTAAAGGAATACCAGCTGGAAAACAATGTGAGGTTCGTTAACACCTACCTGTCCCTCAACACCTTGTTGGACTACTTATCATTAACGGATATTTACCTATTCACCTCCAAAGACCCTCATCAGGCTGTAAGCGGTACTTTTGTATATGCCATGAGCGCGGGCTGTGCGGTTATTTCCACCGCTTTTGTACAAGCCCGGGAAATGCTCGATGAAAGTTGTGGCTGCCTCATCGATTTTAATAATCCGGAACAGCTGGCCAGCGCAGCCATCAATCTGTTGGGCAACGCTGATCTGCGCCGGAAGATGAGCATGAATGCCATCGAAAAAACACGGAACTCTATCTGGGATAATGTAGCCATCGCTCACATGTCTATATTCAATGAAGTGCTGTCAGATAATAAGGTAATGATGCCTAACTTACCATCGCCATACCTTGATCATATAGATCGCATGACAGATGAATTTGGTATGCTGCAGTTTGCCCGGCATGATGTGCCCGATCCGGCCTATGGATATACACTTGACGACAATGCCAGAGCACTGATCGCTATGTGCATGTATATCACTGAAATTAAATCCAGCAGCTTCACGATCACGCTGCTGCGCAAATACATCGACTTTATCGGCTACTGCCAGAAAGCATCCGGCAAGTTCCTGAATTACGTAGATAAAGACGGAGGCTTTACCACACAAAATGATGATGTCAATCTGGAAGATGCCAATGGTCGCGCTATATGGGCATTGGGATTTACACTGGCTAATCACCGAACGCTACCTTTTGATGTGGTACAGGATGTGATATCGTTATTCAGGCCTGGCCTTCGTTGGGTAGACAGCCTCACCTCGCCCAGGGCTATGGCCTTTGCCATGAAAGGACTGTATTATTCCTTGCAATATCGCGCCTCAGAACAGGCTGTGACATTGCTCGATACGCTCGCTGCCAGACTTCAGGGATACTATGTGCTGGAAGCCGATGAAGAATGGAAATGGTTTGAAGCAAGTCTTACCTACGGTAATGCCGTACTCCCAGAAGCCATGATGATGGCCTTCGAGGTAACAGGTAATCACAATTACCGCAAAACAGCAGAAGAAAGCCTGACTTTCCTTTGCAGCAAAACTTTCACTGACAGTTACATGAAAGTCATCAGTAATAAGACATGGTACCATAAAAATACACCTCCCAATAATGAACCCGGTGGAGAACAGTCAATCGAAGTAGCTTATACTATGCTGGCAATGGATACATTCTATAATATCACAAAAAATCAATTGTACCTTGAAAAAATGCGCGTCGCTTTCAGCTGGTACTTGGGAAATAATCATCTCAAACAGCTGATTTATAATCCACTGACTTATGGCTGCTACGATGGTCTGGAACGTTACAATGTAAACCAGAACCAGGGAGCAGAGTCTACAGTGTGTTATCTGATCGCACGTCTTTTGATGGAACAATGGAACAAACATAAATATGTTACAACCAAAAAAGACAACCTTGAACCTGTCCGGATTGGGTTCAACGGATGATATAAGGAAAGGTCCTTGTATTCTGATCATAGATGATGAACCGGATATCTGCCGACTGTTGCAGCTGACACTTGTACGACATGGATATAATGTTAAATATGTCCATGCATTGAAGGAAGGTCTGTCGTTTCTGCAACAGCAGCAGCCAGACTTGCTGTTTCTTGATATCCACCTCCCGGATGGATCGGGGCTGGAAGCATTGCCTGCGATCAGGAAAAAGTGCCCAACTTTACCGGTCATTACCATTAGTGCCTACGATAACGGCATGGAGAAACAAAAGGCTTTGAGCGCAGGAGCAACTTTCTTTCTCGCAAAACCTTTTAGTGTAAAACATGTTGATGAATTAATCGGAAGTATCAGGCACTAGCACGAAAGAGCCGGGATTTATTAGTAATTTTATTTAGCTGTTGACAATACCACATATTAGAGAAGTATGAAAAATATTCTGATCATAGATGATGAAATTAATATCTGTACGCTCCTGAGTAAATTCCTGAGCAAACACGGATTTAATGTGGACACCACCATGACGGGCGCCGCTGCCCTGAAAATGATGAAGGAAAAAACATTCGACCTGGTGCTTTGTGACTACAGGCTGAAAGATACAGACGGTGCGCAGTTGTTGCTGGATATACAACAGATAAATCCGCAAACCATTGTCATCATCATCACAGGTTATACCGATGTTCGTGTAGCCGTGGAAATGGTGAAAAATGGTGCCTATGATTATTTGTCCAAACCACTGTATCCCGATGAAATCCTCAACCTCGTACATAAAGCATTCGCTCATAAGGAATCCGAACAGGAACGTATGGCCGTACAGCCGGTAGATACCGGCAGCGCGCCGGAAGCCCGGGAAACATTGTTGTCCCGCAACCAGAGCGAAAAAAATGAAAAGTATGTGTACGGAGAAAGTGATGGCGCCCGTGAACTTATTCGCCAGATTAAACTGGTAGCACCTACGGACTATAGTGTGATCATCTTCGGCGAAACAGGTACCGGTAAAGAATCTGTTGCACATCTGATCCATCATCACAGCAAACGCTCTGCACAACCTTTTGTAGCACTGGATTGTGGCAGCCTTTCAAAAGAACTGGCAGCCAGCGAATTGTTTGGCCATGAAAAAGGTTCATTTACCGGCGCTATCAATACTAAAATCGGTGCTTTCGAACAGGCACAAGGAGGTACGCTCTTCCTGGATGAAATATCCAATCTCTCTTATGATATACAGGTAGCGATGCTGCGTGTATTGCAGGAGAA
Encoded proteins:
- a CDS encoding glycosyltransferase, which translates into the protein MTKTLLFVSSFPPRECGIATFAQDLVNALDKSFAGKLNIEVCALEASGKPWLNKQAPVTYSVNPFDIDSCIAFAQQINENSKIDLLCFEHEFGLYGGEYGHNLLAMLSLLDKPFIVRFHTVLPAPDQKCRKVVNLISALAAKVTVMTHASVNLLREVYQVPDSKIVYIPHGTHARITEDVDALKKQYHLENKLVLSTFGLLSANKGLETGIRAMKEIIKDFPDAIYLILGKTHPVIVAREGEKYREHLEALVKEYQLENNVRFVNTYLSLNTLLDYLSLTDIYLFTSKDPHQAVSGTFVYAMSAGCAVISTAFVQAREMLDESCGCLIDFNNPEQLASAAINLLGNADLRRKMSMNAIEKTRNSIWDNVAIAHMSIFNEVLSDNKVMMPNLPSPYLDHIDRMTDEFGMLQFARHDVPDPAYGYTLDDNARALIAMCMYITEIKSSSFTITLLRKYIDFIGYCQKASGKFLNYVDKDGGFTTQNDDVNLEDANGRAIWALGFTLANHRTLPFDVVQDVISLFRPGLRWVDSLTSPRAMAFAMKGLYYSLQYRASEQAVTLLDTLAARLQGYYVLEADEEWKWFEASLTYGNAVLPEAMMMAFEVTGNHNYRKTAEESLTFLCSKTFTDSYMKVISNKTWYHKNTPPNNEPGGEQSIEVAYTMLAMDTFYNITKNQLYLEKMRVAFSWYLGNNHLKQLIYNPLTYGCYDGLERYNVNQNQGAESTVCYLIARLLMEQWNKHKYVTTKKDNLEPVRIGFNG
- a CDS encoding response regulator transcription factor codes for the protein MNLSGLGSTDDIRKGPCILIIDDEPDICRLLQLTLVRHGYNVKYVHALKEGLSFLQQQQPDLLFLDIHLPDGSGLEALPAIRKKCPTLPVITISAYDNGMEKQKALSAGATFFLAKPFSVKHVDELIGSIRH
- a CDS encoding sigma-54-dependent transcriptional regulator — translated: MKNILIIDDEINICTLLSKFLSKHGFNVDTTMTGAAALKMMKEKTFDLVLCDYRLKDTDGAQLLLDIQQINPQTIVIIITGYTDVRVAVEMVKNGAYDYLSKPLYPDEILNLVHKAFAHKESEQERMAVQPVDTGSAPEARETLLSRNQSEKNEKYVYGESDGARELIRQIKLVAPTDYSVIIFGETGTGKESVAHLIHHHSKRSAQPFVALDCGSLSKELAASELFGHEKGSFTGAINTKIGAFEQAQGGTLFLDEISNLSYDIQVAMLRVLQEKVIRRVGSLKEIPVDVRIIVASNEKLSESVQRGKFREDLFHRFNEFTIYIPPLRERREDLPLFVAAFVEQVEKELEKTCGKISPEVWKCFHQYNWPGNIRELKNIIRRACLLTPEMQEISMSALPLEMKEAFAQPVEEMPLSGELAIMANDNDLKTVALQAEYNKIINVLKEVKYNKTKAAQLLNIDRKTLYNKLRLLNINY